From the genome of Perca fluviatilis chromosome 1, GENO_Pfluv_1.0, whole genome shotgun sequence, one region includes:
- the LOC120546964 gene encoding uncharacterized protein LOC120546964 → MKVLKMTGIQYLACLWTLFITQTGFVCSDIQFLERHEGGSVVLPCVVDQRNPSPFGVYLMRNWLKPTSEVLFMHTGNDVSADNRISVSGDPSSHSLNVTISQLSASDTDRYYCEFLANNPLGEDDRIRGKTEFFLLVNDDALGPVDIGLVETCSGGSAVLPCLPPHGGALAVEGVSLKRQRGQAPVEVLYHSKRHHGGSPPSSSLFPVERVHLSSAPGPRGIAYNLTLQQLQPDDSGLYSCQLLLSGGPDTSTTLGRQALFVSVQGGQCGCSSYSTLLYALSSAVVVLLLLILGFVVIYKGKASRSVKSHPQAPIYEEMTGLQPVSRKLAPRHLEETESSEYRNCSVKRSGTENHYESPIGALSPRSES, encoded by the exons ATGAAAG TATTAAAGATGACTGGGATCCAGTACCTGGCATGTCTGTGGACTCTGTTCATCACACAGACTGGATTTG TGTGCAGTGACATTCAGTTCTTGGAGAGGCATGAGGGGGGATCTGTGGTTCTTCCCTGTGTAGTTGACCAAAGAAACCCTTCGCCCTTCGGTGTCTACCTGATGCGCAACTGGCTGAAACCCACGAGTGAAGTGCTGTTCATGCACACCGGGAACGACGTCAGTGCAGATAACCGCATCAGTGTCAGTGGAGACCCGAGCAGCCATTCTCTGAACGTGACCATCTCTCAGCTGAGTGCCAGCGACACAGACCGCTACTACTGTGAGTTTCTGGCGAACAACCCTTTAGGTGAAGACGACCGAATACGGGGGAAGACAGAATTCTTCCTTCTTGTTAATGATG ATGCCCTTGGGCCAGTGGACATTGGGTTGGTGGAGACATGTTCTGGGGGCTCAGCCGTGCTCCCTTGCCTCCCCCCACACGGGGGGGCCTTGGCCGTGGAAGGGGTGAGTCTGAAGCGACAGAGGGGCCAGGCACCTGTGGAGGTGCTGTACCACTCAAAGCGTCACCACGGCGGCAGCCCTCCATCCTCCTCCCTGTTCCCCGTCGAGAGGGTCCACCTGTCCTCGGCTCCCGGTCCCAGGGGCATCGCCTACAACCTGAccctgcagcagctgcagccggACGACAGCGGCCTGTACAGTTGCCAGCTGCTCCTCAGTGGCGGGCCCGACACCAGCACCACACTAGGAAGACAAGCACTCTTTGTTTCTGTGCAAG GAGGTCAGTGCGGCTGCTCCAGCTACTCCACTCTGCTATATGCTTTGTCCTCAGCTGTGGtcgttctcctcctcctcatccttgGATTTGTGGTGATTTATAAA GGCAAAGCAAGCCGCAGCGTCAAGTCACACCCTCAGGCACCCATTTACGAGGAGATGACCGGGTTGCAGCCTGTCAGTCGAAAACTGGCCCCCCGCCATCTGGAGGAAACTGAGTCTTCCGAGTACAGAAACTGCTCCGTGAAGAGATCCGGTACTGAAAACCATTACGAAAGCCCCATTGGGGCCCTGAGCCCCAGGAGTGAGTCTTGA